From a region of the Brassica oleracea var. oleracea cultivar TO1000 unplaced genomic scaffold, BOL UnpScaffold01084, whole genome shotgun sequence genome:
- the LOC106320830 gene encoding uncharacterized protein LOC106320830, producing MYDGTGDPDDHIAQYKQRMLAVALPKESREATMCKGFGSTLIGPALHWYINLPTRSISSFAGLSDKFIEQFASSRSLEKTSDGLYEILQHRVEPLRDYIAHFNEEKVAVPECSIPTAIFAFKKGLLPDGGLDKELTMYPCKTMEDVLSRAWEHVKLEEDVASRARLNPNRRPRRKILPKGIQGLQKQEPGQVPIPAIRKRRGDVWVYLARYLPSLNIHTRAGQQAEADGPTGLWCDFHRDHVHKTEDCVTLKIEVNELLQKGHLQEFLSEKAKAHLSKESSGKSKGDAPSSPPSQNRVIHVISGGSEVSGVSHATAKKSTRNAKHGLETTQPKRLLLNTDEISFTAKEQERILTPHHDALVVSLTIANCLVKRILVDNGSSSNIIFRTVYQDLGLEENTLTHKVTPLIGFSGEVKQTAGEIVLPVYDEGISLSTKFLVVDCQSAYNMILGRPWIHHMGAVPSTLHQIVKFPTLWGIRAIRGDQENSRSCYQTTLKGKTKRAYADRFAWPPLKTCKAAPARKIWSPQDPRPPPHIDKIGRSFNNYQPAISQINEWGTNTSTKPPRKRAPSRNQTEIGDL from the exons ATGTACGATGGAACCGGAGACCCCGACGATCATATCGCACAATATAAACAGAGGATGCTAGCGGTTGCGCTCCCCAAGGAGTCCCGTGAGGCTACCATGTGTAAAGGGTTCGGCTCCACTCTAATTGGACCTGCCTTGCATTGGTATATCAATCTCCCTACCAGGTCCATCTCTTCCTTTGCCGGCCTGAGCGACAAGTTCATAGAACAATTCGCGAGTAGCAGGAGCCTGGAGAAGACTTCGGACGGTCTCTACGAGATCCTCCAGCATCGAGTAGAACCCCTGCGGGACTACATAGCCCATTTCAATGAAGAGAAGGTAGCGGTCCCTGAATGCAGCATCCCTACCGCAATCTTTGCCTTCAAGAAAGGCCTACTTCCAGACGGAGGGCTCGACAAAGAGCTAACCATGTACCCTTGCAAAACCATGGAGGATGTGCTATCCCGAGCGTGGGAACATGTGAAGTTGGAAGAGGACGTCGCTAGCCGCGCAAGGCTCAACCCAAACAGGAGACCGAGAAGAAAGATCCTCCCAAAAGGGATCCAAGGACTCCAGAAGCAGGAACCGGGGCAGGTTCCAATACCAGCCATTAGAAAAAGAAGAGGGGATGTCTGGGTCTACCTGGCCCGATATCTCCCATCTCTCAATATCCACACCAGAGCTGGTCAACAAGCTGAGGCAGATGGtccaacag GactctggtgcgacttccatcgCGATCATGTCCACAAAACTGAAGACTGCGTCACCCtgaagatcgaggtcaacgaactTCTCCAAAAGGGGCATCTCCAAGAATTCCTTTCAGAGAAAGCCAAGGCTCATCTTAGCAAAGAATCATCAGGGAAATCCAAAGGGGACGCACCAAGCTCACCACCTAGCCAGAACCGGGTGATTCATGTCATCTCAGGAGGCTCTGAGGTAAGTGGTGTGAGTCATGCAACTGCGAAGAAGAGCACCCGTAATGCTAAACACGGCCTAGAGACTACTCAACCTAAACGCCTACTTCTAAATACCGACGAGATAAGCTTCACAGCCAAAGAGCAAGAGAGGATATTAACTCCCCACCATGACGCTCTAGTTGTCTCTCTCACCATAGCGAACTGTTTGGTGAAAAGAATACTAGTAGACAACGGGTCCTCCAGCAATATCATCTTTCGGACGGTGTACCAAGACCTAGGGCTAGAGGAGAATACCCTGACGCACAAAGTAACCCCACTCATCGGGTTCAGCGGCGAGGTCAAGCAAACCGCTGGGGAGATTGTTCTGCCAGTATATGATGAAGGGATCAGCCTATCTACCAAATTCCTGGTCGTGGACTGCCAATCGGCATACAACATGATCTTAGGACGACCCTGGATTCACCACATGGGAGCAGTCCCCTCAACCCTCCATCAAATAGTGAAGTTCCCTACACTGTGGGGCATCAGAGCAATCCGAGGAGACCAGGAGAATTCTAGGTCCTGCTACCAGACAACCTTAAAAgggaagaccaag AGAGCTTACGCCGACCGCTTCGCATGGCCTCCCCTAAAAACCTGCAAGGCTGCACCTGCTCGTAAAATCTGGTCCCCACAGGACCCTCGACCTCCGCCTCACATAGATAAGATAGGCAGAAGCTTCAACAATTATCAACCAGCGATCTCACAGATAAACGAGTGGGGCACAAACACCTCAACAAAACCCCCTCGGAAGAGAGCTCCAAGCAGGAACCAGACGGAGATAGGAGACCTCTGA